The stretch of DNA ATTTCATCCTGTTTTATTGCATATGTCATAAATGCGTGAAGTTCACACAGCGAATGTCACCTGGTGGGCCTTTTTTACGAGAACGTATCTAGTCAAATTCTACGAGCATGTATTGTGACCTCTGGAGTAGGATCCATGTTGGAACTACGGCTCCCACAAGGCCGTGGTAAACAAGCAGTGTAAAGTTGCTTCTTCACAAAGCAACTTCTGCGACCTCATTTTCTTCTGCGACCTCATTTTCTTCTGCGACCTCATTTTCTGGGAATCAAAAATGTTAACTTTGATTTGGAAAAATTAACAATCAAAACATTTCGTTTGCATTTGACATGTTTATAACATGTTTGATTATTCATCACAGACGCAGGTGCGTGGTTCCAGtatgtaaatgtgatttcagGCAGGTGGCCGAGGCTGAGAGGTTGGCTCCGTCAGCGGCTCACCTGCAGCACAGTCACCTGGGAAGACAATAGGATGAAGAGGGGGTTTATGCCACATTAGCCTGCTGGGGGAAAACActgttaaaacatttacagtacagtcaCTGCGcgacagagaaaacacaacagtcaaTGTACCTTTGTTCTGATTCGTGATGATAGTGTCTTCACTCATTCCATGTCGTCTCACCAGTGTTTGGAAGTCGTCCAGCGCGGCAGGACTCACGTCCTTAGTGCGACCTGAAGAagggctcacacacactgagttaCACATCCCATTTCGCATTGCATGcatacacaaaagaaaatgaacattttgatgGTCGCTCACTGTAAAGCTTGACTATGGTGGTTTTGTTTCCCGACGGTTTCTCCGTGCTCAGCAGGAGCATCATTGCGTACTCGTCATAGTTGGTTCGAACCACCTGGGAATCGACGTCTGCTCCGAGCCCTGCGGAGAGGAAAGTGTCCTCAGTTTGCTGAGTATGACAGAACCTGTGGACGCTAACACTACCGAGACTTTGTTGATGAGAAATGTgtggacaaagaagaaaaaaaaaagatgggaagAAGCTGAGAAAACATACTGGCAACATGGTGGAAGAATCGTCCTGGAGTGTAGGTCAAACCGTAAACTGTGGACGTCTGCTTACATGAGCCATTCCTACATCCAGgcgtgcacatacagtacacacggGTTAGTTATTGTCTTCCCTACacatttttcaatgtgtgtgtgtgtgtgtgcgtgctggcATCATGGATGTGAGTCTGATACCTGATGGTAGTTGCCGTCATTGTGAAGTTGCTCTCAGAAGCAAcgtgctgcagctgcactgcAACGATGACGGGGTTTCCCCTCTTGCGCTGCATGTAGTGAGGACAGGTGGAGACCACTGCCGCCTCAAACCACTGCCCCATGAACTGCAAGGGATCACAGAAATGATTACTGCACATTAGAAATGAATATGTCAGCTAAAGCACAAAGATGGGCTCATGGTTTATTCAAAGACGATCAGGATTCGTGATCATTTTTGACAAATGCgtcagaaaaaggaagaaaagtgtCATTCTGTGacccagaaaaaaatgacaatcttcttatgacaaattaataaataactaGAACGGCACTGAAATTTAATGGGATTCTTTCTGGGCCCCGTGTCCCATCCTGCcgccaagtttggtggaaatctgttctgtgtaatcctgctgaaaaaaccccaacccatGTGTGAGTCACTCACCCGGGACAGATCAAAGTCCTCCTGTGAGTGGGTAGGAGCATGTGGGACCACATGGACCGACCCCTGGATGGTCCCGGCTGACCCCAGGACCAGCAGAGAGACCAGACTCACTGCTTCCTGCATCCTGTGGAccctctgtctgtccacctggctgctgctgcacgaGCTCATGTGACTACACTGGGTTTTGGAAATAGTCTCCCACAACgctacaaaagaaaaagttctgaTCGCACCTTTATCTGCCTGTGTTGtctcctgtggtgtgtgtgtccatgtgattgtgtgtttgttcatcctGTTAATCAGCAGTGAATCACTGGACTTCAGAACTTCATGTGCCTCAAACAAACAGCTAATCAATACATGGCAGAATTCAACAGCTGATAATTTGTAGGGAAAAGGCTGCTATTAGAAAATATTGATTCTGTCACATGGGGCAGGGGATTATAAAGATCGTGCTGTAGTGTCATTCAGACTGACGTGTAGTGAAATCTGCCCCCTGGTGTTCATATCAGAGTAAGGCCCTGagtttcacaaacacacacacacacacacacacacacacacacacacacacacacacacacacacacacacacacacacacacacacacacacacacacacgaattcaataaaaccaaaatatataatttcaaatcaatgaaaccaaaattaacaaaataaatgcaacaaaacaaaaattgacaaaattattccataaaacaaaaatcagctaAATAAACTTAAGAAAAGAATCGACAAAAtatcatttgtaaaaacaaaataaacaaaataaaatggattgAAGATGAGTTGTTGTGAAGTAGTTGTGTGCATTATGTAATTGTGCTATAATTTGTGATGAATCCATATCAAAAAATTTATTTTGTAGTATACACTAGGAATATACTAGTATATGTACAAAATAACCTTCCGCCACTGTCAGGTGATCAATGTAGAGAGAACTcaccaaaaatgaaatgaaactgtcCCGTAATCATATCACAAAACGGTTTTATATAAAACCATttgacccccacacacacacacacacacacacacacacacacacacacacacacacacacacacacacacacacacacacacacaccggaagtttactgtttttattgaacTACGTCAACACAGCAGAACAAtgataaaaacattacattaaaagaGGTTTTAAAAGAGGATTTATAAATGTGCTATATTCATCATGTTTTGTAGCCACAATGATAACCTTTGCCTTTTCTGAAAGAAGAAAGTTCTTTTGCTGCATTGCTTCACAGTTGATGCTGAGGGAACAGTGGACCggactgcagagctgcagcagcgccACCGCCGACACACTGCCGCCTTCATCCCAGGGACATGTGGGAATCtagcaaagaaaaacactaaaGTTTTGTCTCACATGTGAATCAGTAATTATCTGCCTTGGTTCTCAAAGGAAATAGACCCACCTAAGGTCCAGATCCAGACGGTGGACAGTTTTCTATAAGGcatgaaaacacattattttaaaaagagtaatttaaatctgtgtgtgcatgtgtaaatgttgcttatgtgtgtgttactttaCCTGCTGGAGTCGGAGTCAGAATAGAGTCTCTGGGGAAACCCCGGGACAAGGCGAAGGCTTTAAACTTATTAATTACATCAATCCTAACTCTTTGAGAGCGACCTGCAAATAAGAACAGAGACACATGTGGACAGGAAGCTAACATACGCAGGTCACGTGTTTGCCTTGTCAGgcgaaatgtgtgtgtgtgtgtgtgtgtgtgcgcgtgtctcaCCGTAAAGTGCCACCTGTGTGTACTCTCTGTTAAAAACCTTGTGTTTGAGGACCACAGCGTATTCGTTGTAGTTTGTGTCCACCACTGTAATGTCCTTCACCACGTTGTggcctgataaaaaaaatgccttcaTAAATTTTTGAAAATCATGCAGGTGACCTCACGATGCATGTTGTAGAGCAATCATTAAATCTTCTGGTCGCAATAACCTACAATttgggtgtttttatttttaatttttttcatttcaaattgtttgaacaataaaacaaagagggacaatatgcaaaaacatttgGTGAACTAAACCAAAGGCaacaatattgaaatatatactgaaaatgaatgaaaatgaaaaatagacaaatgtgaaatacatagatacagtatatgctgtgcaaaatgtaaaaaaaacattgaagaaaaaaacaaggaattcTAGTTTAAATATATGTAGTATGGAAATAAATCCAGATTTGCATGTTTATgcaatatattaaaatgtatagaACAACTACACTTACTGAATGTGTCATCAGCTTTCTGCAATGTTAGATATAACATGACTATGTATGataatgatttgttttatttcaaaaagggaaatctttacagtttaaaaaaaataagcagacTTTAGGTCAAATGAGTAGGAATAGATAactttaaaatacatgtaaattgATTCAAAATTCAACCAAAATCGACACTATAAAACCATGCttggttaatttttttcatgttaagaGACAAAACAAGTCACAATCCATTGACACATTTGGTAATATTTGTCTTCTCTTATACTCAGGTTCATACCGGAAAATTGCACCACAGCACATTATAACATGTGACAAAAagtattattacatttttgccACATGACTTTGTCAAGGGCGTTACATCTGTGTGCTCATTGTGGTCTGTGTGCTTGTACGCTGCTGTTGAGTTGTGTGCTAGTCcaatatttacattatcatGGGActatttctcttctttttttttttaatgtttcatcttTTGGAAAGGCGACGAGTGAGATGAGAGGCGAGCGGAGACTCACGGGTGCTGAAGTAGGTGAACTGCCCTGGGACGCTGGTCCTCTCGTACTGGTACAGTTTGCTCCGACAGCTCAAAGTTCTGAAGcgaacagaaggaaaaacacagcgTGACTTCATCTTCCTCCAACCTGTCCATTCATTCGTCCGGTTCCCTCCCTTCTTTgactagcacacacacacacacacacacacacactctgtgtaaAGAAGCACggactgtactgtatatacagtgtgtgtgtgtgtgtgtattgactCACGTGGCGTCCCACATTGTGAGGTTCACGTTGCCGTTCGGCAGTGCTGTGATGATGCCCATGGAGGCCTTCAGCTTGTCTCGGAAGGGGACAAAACTTAGAGAATCATAGGCCAGGCCCACGCGGTACCACTTCCCTGCAAACTgaacacgcacagacacacaagtggAAGTTTACACACAGTGGAATCGCGTGCAGGGACTATTCTCAGCTGAGGATTTGGTGCGTTAGTGAATATTTAAGGACGCCCGGCGACGTTTCATGTGGGATCAGctcaaaataaaccacagtgGCCGTGTTCATCGCGAGGACGGAACATGCTGTGGTGTGGCTCACTGATGAGCTTTCAACagttttctctgaaaaaaatatcaagtcGAGTTCATTTTCTAAACAGGCGTATATAGACTCAATGTGCCTCTAGGTTAAAAGCGAGAAATGGGCCAtagatgagaaaaatgaaactgcCCCAGCAGCCCCAGTGGGAAAACAGGATTGTATTTGTGCCATGCTGTCAACGCTGCTGTTGACCACAGCATTACCTcataatgtaaatacagtccTTTAAAAGACAGACTGTGAGTGTTCACTGAACATCCTGTCTTTAACTAGTAAGACAGAGTGCGTATGTTTCTTTATGTGAGGTATAAACAACCGTTATCTGGCGCTTTATTTTCTTTGAGCTGCTTTCGACTTTGTGGATACAGACGTGGGAATCGgcaggtgtaaaaaaaaaaccaacaaaacaaacaatcataGCAAACATGTCAAGGTTGggtcattacattacattacattagttTACATACACTCACACCGGACTGGCCGTGTAAGGGACCTTTAGATAAAAGATGGACAAATGTCCCTCCATAGGGAGTTTTCAGAAATGACTCTGGGAAAAATCCAGTTGCCGATCAAATAGAGCCACAGGAAACAGGAGAAGATGTTCGTCCTCATGACATTTCTCACGGCGTATCTGCCACGGGGGTGGATTGAACCcataattgtttgttttgggtcACGATGTGAGTAGCTGTTCTCAAACTTactactcaaacacacacacacgcgcgcgcacacacgcacaaacacacaagaccCCAGTGTTCCCTGTACAACAAATATTGAAAACTCTCCAACAGCAGCATATCTCCACTCAACTAAaactcatttaaaaacattcataGACAGGACGTAAGAAgctgaaggtgtgtgtttgtgtgcgtgtgtccatcTTTACCCTCTGCAGGTTGAAGTCCTTCTGCGGCTTCACGTCTGCGTGCACCATCATCACGCACAgtatcaccatgacaacagcgACCACCGTGGTCCTCATGGCTgcgatggggagagagagagagggggaggaagcgGCGGAGGTGTCTGACCTGCCCGAGTCTGAAGTGAACTGGAGGCAGTCgacagacaggcacagagaAGTGGCAGAGCTTGAggcaatgtttgttttctggtcCTGATCCACCCACCTGgttctcagccaatcagcaggaCCAGGGGGGGACAGTGGCCAAGTGTTGGAGATGTGTGGttctcaaaattaaaaacaaaaacaaaaacaaaaaaaatcaccacaggTACAGGAATATTTCATGCTCGCGGTTTTGTGAGCATCAGCTGAGGCTCCTTCGGTGTCCTCACGAGCTCAgacatgctgctgttgtgaaacCGGAgtttcacaacagcagcatgtaatatactgtacataaatagAATAAGAAGCTTATAGAGGGATTATGCATCTATAccgttaataataataaggttaATTTAACAGATAGTGGTGAAAAAAGTATTCTGATTGTTTACTTATATGTAAAATAAGCAATGGCAGAATATATAATTTGACTCACAGTAATGAAGTATTATCACTAAAGTGGACTTAAAGTGTCAAAgtgtaaattattcatcatgCAGAATTCCAGACTTATTATATATATGATGCATTTAAACATGAGTGGCACTTTAATGTTGGCTGTGGTCCAGGCAAACTGTTTTATACACCACTAGGAACAAAGGATGATATTATAGTGAGTTGATCGTATGCTGTGAGTGTAAAAtctaatattttatatatattttataatttctctcggaaaatgtttttgaagctGCTCTTTTTGGTTCGAGTTTCAATATTTCTGACTTTTCTCACACTGAGCGTGATTCCTTTCCCACAAACGACATGTTTAAGGTTTATTATTGTGCcagaaaaaaggatatttacaAGTATAGTAACAAAATATCAGTGAACCATTTTCTAAATGACGTTTAATTTAAACAATAGCAATCAAAAAGAACCTagtttaaaatcaaatgtacaTTTCTGAGGCCTGCTGGACATTAGTTCGCCACTGCTAACATTATAACTGGGGGTTTTAATGGATGTTGTGGGCtgagtaaatattaaaaataggcCAACAGTGAGGAGAGTAAATGAATATACAGAGCATACGATCGATGTGTAAAGTGGTGTGCGTTTGTAGGACACAAGAACTCACCAGTGAGTCATTTAGAGGCGTCGGTGGATCCAATTCAATCTGGGTTTCCTCTAAATTCCGAGGAGAAACTTTTCATGGAGGAAACGTAGTAGATTGACTGTCCTGTGAAAGAACAATCAACTTTGGATTCCAACAGCATCTCTTTTACGGAGTGTAAATGAAATACATGATTCCACGGTGTTACAAGGAATGCTCTAGTTGTCGGACGAAAAGGTCGATGAGTTATCGATCCATCAATAATTTCCCAAAACTCTGACTAATAACCAATTTAGTGTTTACCAGGAAACCCCCTTACAGGAGGCCCAGTGTAACCTAGAGTGACCTGCTTAACCAAAGGTTTGTGGCAATGATAAAACACATGCAGTGCTGGAACAGCTCAGCTACTGTCAGaatgaaacaaacagcacaTAATCTACGTGGATTGGCCTAAACAGCGCAGTCAGGCATCCAGTCACACTACTGAGAAAAATTTGCACAACAATCAGGTCTCAAGTGAACAATTTAAatagttgttttattttattattaataatgatttttCCATTCGCAGCACTGCTTTGATCTCATTTTCGTGAAACGCATGATGTATACAGCTATTAGCCTTCTGTGGACAAGAGGACATcagtgtgtctcacacacacacacacctcacagaCCTCCCctacacacgcgcacgcgcacacgcacgcacacacacacacacacacacacacacggttcctTCTTTAGCACTTTTTGATGTTTCTGAGGAACACAATAGctagaaaaagacaaaaagagataAAAGCAGGTTGATTAATGTTGATCAGAGACTTGTGGGCCAGTAAGACCAGAGGGACAAAAGTCTTCAGTTATCCTTTCGTGATCTGTGGCCCGTCCGCTGTGTGACAATCCTCACATAATCGTGCCCTTCACTGTGCCCTTAGAGGTGACTTGGATCTTTGatcacaaatcatttttcatgaggCGTTCTGCTCATCGCGACTGATCTCAGTATGAGCTGGGACGTGAGACACCTGCAAGGTTTTCTCACAAAATTGTTCAATTTTGAGTTCAAACTGAATAGATGTACACATCAATATATACATCGATCGCCACTTAGGGACAAAGTTTACTACCTCGGGGGAATTTAAGTGGTTTATTCTGtcaaataataatgtaaatgaagttaattgtatttgtttaacCAGCTTTTGaggcaaaaatgtgaaaccgATTTGGTGAATTTAAAAGATTATGATATGCACAGGGCAACGGAAACATTTCAATATTAGAAGTTTTGTATCGAACTGGATGATGAAATGTATCAAGTAAGATTTAATTTGAACCGATACATTTCTATCTCTAATAGTTTaagttgaataaatgaatttaGATCATTTGTAGTCCAAGGACTGCATGATAACAAATTATATAGTTTGTGAATGTTAGTGGAGGTAGAGCGCCCCCCTCTGGTCAAACCTCCACACACCATGTCCCACAGAGCCTTCACTCCCTGCAGGCCTTCGGCTGCTCCATGCAGTGACCCACAGTATCTGGGAAATGGCATACAGGCTCCTGGTCAACATTTACAGCCAGTCTAATCCAGAAAGGGTAGATCCCCGACTGGTTCCTTGtgccaaaggaaaaaaaaaaaaaactcccaacaatacaaaacaaacaaacaaaaaaatgtgattgtctCTCACTCATGCatgaatcccttttttttataccaaagCCACAAAGCTGTtatttcacaggaaaaaaacaagcgcaaacagaaacacacacgcatatagCAGTTAAAGAATCAAAGTATAATCAACAGTTcctcaaaaataataatttaaactcataaaaaaattgttgaaaattGGAAACATCTTATTCAGCGTTCTTCTACGAGGCTGCTTAGTCACGCGCCCCATCAGTGTGGTCGGGGTCGACGAGCGTCACCCTCGGTCAGAAGCATCATAACAGCCAAACTGTGTGTTCCCTTAGATACGTGAATCACGCGTTtacaaaatcatcatcatcattggtCGTTCGTTTGCTTCTCAGACATTCATGAGAACATTTCACACTCATCATTAAAGAacaaatacatgtgtgtgtgtgtgtgtgagagagagagagagagagagagagagagagagagagagagagagagagagatggactcTTTGAACTAAGTCTACAGAGGAAGCAGGGGATGAATGTCAATTTCTGTCAAATGGCTTTGTtggtctttttccccccaaatcaGGGGAATGATGAGTGACTGCAGTTATCAAGGTCAACTGTGTCAGTCAGTGCAAACACAAACTAAAGAAAAGACGTATTTACGAAAAAGTACATTGAGAATCAGACTGCAGGAATCAAAGCAGCCGAAGCATTTCcacaataaaacatattaaGAATTAAAGCCAATCGTAAAAAGTTGGTAACAACTTTGCCTCGCTTTGCTGTCGGAGACCGTAGGATGTCGTCAGTTGCAAAGGTAAGAAATTTTAGAGTTGGCAAACTACACGCAACGTACATTTGGGAAAAGATACTTGAACACGATGTATAGGTCTTAGGTTGAGAAACTTCCTGAACAATCCCAAAAGTTGAAAAGTCAAAAGAACAAGGTTGAACTTTTGAAGAAGTCAAATTTGGAAATATTGCAAATTCATTCAActacgttttttgttttttttaaccattgtCTGAATCAACATGAGCACAAAAGCAAGATGAAGTAGACGTGGCAGAGGATGAGGCTTGGTACCAGGTACAGACTCTGCAGTCGAGGGGATGGAGGAGCGCAGtcagaaggagaggaggggggttggCAGAAATACGATAAAGGCCTAAAGCAAATGGTAACTTGAGAGAATGATATCTTCGAGACGACCAGTGTTACAGCGCGGGCCGAGAGGTCGGAGGCAAAGGAAGTAAGTGCAGCCTCTTGCCCAGTAAGACATCCATGCGAACCCGTCCTGCACTTGGCCGGATGAAGGGGTCAGTTCACTGGGCTGCCCTCTGTTTCTTAGGAACTTTTATTCACAGGAAAAATCTGAGCTCACAATATATGGGCCATCTTTTGCAAAGGCCAGTGAACTAAGAAATGAGAATATGGAAGATAGAAGCTCAGTGAGAAGAGTGGTGGGAACGATGTGAGACACTGTGTGTGGGCCAGGGCCTGTGAATCTGGGAGGTGAACTCACAGTAAGGCACAGTGctctgcctgttgttgttgttgatgatgctCATTCATGCTGCTACAACCTCCGATGACAGCTACTTAAAACAAGAGACAAGACGACCAATGACAAAGcacatttccttcttcttcttcttcttctcatatGCGTTTACAGTGTCCCCTCCTCCCCGTAATTTTTGAATCTTTGGATCGCTCGGCTCTCCTGAATCTGGCAGAACATCCCTCTTCAGCAACAGGAAAATActtaaaagacacaaacacgTCGCTGAGGCGATTCGGtgattctctctcttcttcagtcAAGTCTTGGAAGAATATTCAAAATTTTAACGACAAAACCTGCACAATACAGCCACGCGATCGTCTGGCACGTCAGCTCAGGGAGCGAACAGCGCTGTGTTTGGAACTAGCCCCGTGTATTTAGCCCAGGGTTGAATCAGTCAGATCACTTTACTTCGTGTTGGAGCGGCTGATATAAGTTGGATACCGCACCTTCTTTTGTGACGCAAGGATTTGgatacacattaaaaaacagaaaagaagaaaaacccctGATACATTTGCACTACAACGAAAGAGAAACACTTTTACAACATAAATTACTAAAACTTTCaaatttttcttaaatatgaaaaaaccccactacaacttaaatatatttggtgtaatgcagacatttttaaatgcaaatctTTGTTTTATATCAGCTCTTGTGTGGTGCGGCTGATTATTGCACTGCTGGAGCCTGGAGCCCTATTGCACTTTAGTCAATCTTTCAGCTCCAACCACTGGACTAATTCAACCTCTGTAACCACAGGTCACATGCTAAAGGCTCTCCAAAATACTAACAAACGTTTtcccttggaaaaaaagaaaagtttgataAAGGAAAGGTGCAGTTGTCACAGGTTTGTCACTGCTGGCTAATTGTGCAGGTGAAGTCGACGGTCGAGGCTCCGGTCCTTCAAAAAACAATCTTGCTAAAATAgcgatcagagagagagagagagagaaagtttaGGTCCTCATAGATCCAATCCGCCGTGCCGCCCATCGTATGCACTGAATCCATCATCCGTAAAGTTTGTGGtcatctgtagtttcaagttCTTGCATTCAAGATGCCAGGCAGCCTGTACTCCTCACGACCCCCCCTCCACCCGTCTAGTGGTGTCCTCAAGCGTGACATCAGGTCTGGTGGACCGTGATGAACACGCTGTGGTTTGTTTGAGGGCCGTTGGTGTGCACTGCGATTATGTGGCTATGACGAGTGGTGTCACGTTACCAAACAGACCTGGTCACTGGGTCGGTGCTGAGGTAGCGAGAGGAGTTGCCGGGGAGATTTCAGGAAGGATTAATAAAATggtgctgtgtatgtgtgtgtgtgtgtgtgtgtgtgtaatgtgtgcaCAGCGTGCATAAGTCTGTTTTTAGGGATCAAAGAGCTAAGTTGGTCTGGGTACTACAACGGGTgcgtgtgtaaatgtgtatgcAGATTTGAGAGTGTGTGGCTgttactgtatatgtatttttgggGACAATGTTCTGCATTCATCTACCCTGCTCACAAAATATTCTCTTCcctctgtatatgtgtgtgtgtgtgtgtgtgtgtgtgtgtgtgtgcatttgtaaatgGAGTGATCAGCCTAGTCATCACAATTTGTGTTTCCCCGACAGTATGGAGTTGTAAAACTCCTCATCCAGCTGCACatagcgccccctgctggagtcCAGGAAGTAGAGTCTATCAGACACGGCGCTGGGGTCGAATCCTTCCCTACGCAACTCTGTCTTCTGAAACTTAAATGTTCCTGGGAAAGGgagacacaaagaaatgtgatgTTACAAACCACATTTAGAGTCAGGGGAGCACAGAAAAAATTCCACATTCAGTGAAACTCTCCACATGAATTGTTCTGTGCACATTTTCGCGGGGGAGAGGGCGTTAATGCCTGACTCAGATTCCTCTAAATCACATAATGAGAAAAACTATATTTATCTTTGCTTTTTATGTTTCCCCCCCTGAAAAATGGAAAGAACATAGTACCTGTCTTGTCGACTTCGGGAAGGAAGCGAAGGAATACAGGTCTGGCGTATGGAGGGAGCGTCTTCTCCATGTCCTTCACAAACTTCTCCAGGTCTGTGCTGTGAGACGGATCCGCGATGGCTGCCATTCCAGCCTTGCCCTCTGCTCCTGTGCACAAAGAAACAGCAAAGTTTGAGGATTAGATCTGAGGTTTCAGGTCAGGCAGAGGCTAGACGGTCAGTGGGACTGTATGTTTTTCATATGTTGTCTGCTGCGATCTAACTTGTGTATCCTCTGTTATTCACTGTGCTTATGTGACCAAACTAGTTGCCCTGTTTGAGGATTAATAAAGTTATCTAATCTAATCACAGTGGCATGTGTAATTTGTCTTTCCGGTCACTCAGTCTGCAGAGCCTCAAGTGCAGCTCAGCTTTAAATTTGGTGACATTTCTAAATGGTAGAATCCATTTAATGTCACA from Scophthalmus maximus strain ysfricsl-2021 chromosome 20, ASM2237912v1, whole genome shotgun sequence encodes:
- the LOC118284631 gene encoding protein AMBP isoform X1, producing MNKHTITWTHTPQETTQADKGAIRTFSFVALWETISKTQCSHMSSCSSSQVDRQRVHRMQEAVSLVSLLVLGSAGTIQGSVHVVPHAPTHSQEDFDLSRFMGQWFEAAVVSTCPHYMQRKRGNPVIVAVQLQHVASESNFTMTATTIRNGSCKQTSTVYGLTYTPGRFFHHVARLGADVDSQVVRTNYDEYAMMLLLSTEKPSGNKTTIVKLYMCVSPSSGRTKDVSPAALDDFQTLVRRHGMSEDTIITNQNKGDCAAGEPLTEPTSQPRPPA
- the LOC118284631 gene encoding protein AMBP isoform X2, with the translated sequence MNKHTITWTHTPQETTQADKGAIRTFSFVALWETISKTQCSHMSSCSSSQVDRQRVHRMQEAVSLVSLLVLGSAGTIQGSVHVVPHAPTHSQEDFDLSRFMGQWFEAAVVSTCPHYMQRKRGNPVIVAVQLQHVASESNFTMTATTIRNGSCKQTSTVYGLTYTPGRFFHHVARLGADVDSQVVRTNYDEYAMMLLLSTEKPSGNKTTIVKLYSRTKDVSPAALDDFQTLVRRHGMSEDTIITNQNKGDCAAGEPLTEPTSQPRPPA
- the ptgdsa gene encoding prostaglandin D2 synthase a, whose translation is MRTTVVAVVMVILCVMMVHADVKPQKDFNLQRFAGKWYRVGLAYDSLSFVPFRDKLKASMGIITALPNGNVNLTMWDATTLSCRSKLYQYERTSVPGQFTYFSTRHNVVKDITVVDTNYNEYAVVLKHKVFNREYTQVALYGRSQRVRIDVINKFKAFALSRGFPRDSILTPTPAENCPPSGSGP